One Sus scrofa isolate TJ Tabasco breed Duroc chromosome 1, Sscrofa11.1, whole genome shotgun sequence DNA segment encodes these proteins:
- the SALL3 gene encoding LOW QUALITY PROTEIN: sal-like protein 3 (The sequence of the model RefSeq protein was modified relative to this genomic sequence to represent the inferred CDS: inserted 1 base in 1 codon): protein MSRRKQAKPQHLKSDEELPPPDGAPEHAVPGEGADDGDSGNESRSGSEETNVCEKCCAEFFKWTDFLEHKKACTKNPLVLIVNEDEPAPPSEEFPEPSPASSPSEQTESEAAEEAAPPEGGEGGEGRAPEKEDEPMEVGPSPDKSFQSPGPAHTGKPPLPQIPEPAPVAAYSMPNTNVTLETLLSTKVAVAQFSQNTRAAGTVGSSGGVTAVAIPMILEQLMALQQQQIHQLQLIEQIRSQVAMMNRQPLRPPLNPGAAAGSQTAPVPASGQLPGLATPSALQLSAGAAPVPTASGPAAQSASYEGPQHLSQPASGASTPHVPGGGSSVPELGAPASSGAAPASTAPASVASALSSAPQPQNASTPPALGPGPLLSSAPSLPSPLLPQTSASSVIFPNPLVSIAATANALDPLSXLMKHRKGKPPNVSVFEPKASAEDPFFKHKCRFCAKVFGSDSALQIHLRSHTGERPFKCNICGNRFSTKGNLKVHFQRHKEKYPHIQMNPYPVPEYLDNVPTCSGIPYGMSLPPEKPVTTWLDSKPVLPTVPTSVGLQLPPTLPSVSSYADSPGLTPASRSPQRPSPASSECPSLSPGLNSSESGIPGAAESPQPGLGGTSLTKSEPSSLPCTNARAGDVPTSGQVSAAGTPALTDSSVATGLCSPVLPAGPEPFKAKFPFGGLLDSMQTSETSKLQQLVENIDKKMTDPNQCVICHRVLSCQSALKMHYRTHTGERPFKCKICGRAFTTKGNLKTHFGVHRAKPPLRVQHSCPICQKKFTNAVVLQQHIRMHMGGQIPNTPLPEGFQDAMDAELPYDEKAVEALSGYDDDMDDNSLEEDAAGDPSKPLLSLSSSCPPSPPSVISSIAALENQMKMIDSVMSCPQLTALKSMENGSGESDRLSNDSSSAVGDLESRSAGSPAPSESSSSMQALSPVNSNSESLHSKSPGLSAQEEPQETPLKTERPDSPPPAPENGGALDLTATHPGRPAIKEEAPFSLLFLSRERGKCESTVCRVCAKPFACRSALEIHHRSHTKERPFVCAVCRRGCSTLGNLKQHLLTHRLRELPSQLLAPNFALGPSQSTPSLLTGPAPTLVKMEVNGHSKAIPLAEGPPPAAVQVPTGPPTVLSPGLAPMLAPPPRRTPKQHNCQSCGKTFSSASALQIHERTHTGEKPFGCSICGRAFTTKGNLKVHMGTHMWNNAPARRGRRLSVENPMALLGGDALKFSEMFQKDLAARAMNVDPSFWNQYAAAITNGLAMKNNEISVIQNGGLPQLPVSLGGSAIPPMGSLAAGLDKARPGGSPPVVGLDKASAEPGAGRPFTRFVEDNKEVGIN from the exons CTGTCCCCGGGGAGGGCGCCGACGACGGTGACAGCGGGAACGAGAGCCGGAGTGGCAGCGAGGAGACCAACGTGTGTGAAAAGTGCTGTGCCGAGTTCTTCAAGTGGACGGACTTCCTGGAGCACAAGAAAGCCTGCACCAAGAACCCGCTGGTGCTGATTGTGAACGAGGATGAGCCCGCCCCGCCCTCCGAGGAGTTTCCGGAGCCTTCTCCTGCCAGCTCTCCCAGCGAGCAGACGGAGAGCGAGGCTGCTGAGGAGGCAGCGCCCCCGGAgggcggggagggtggggaggggagggcccccGAGAAGGAGGACGAGCCCATGGAGGTGGGACCCTCCCCCGACAAAAGCTTTCAGAGCCCGGGCCCCGCCCACACAGGGAAGCCACCTCTACCTCAGATCCCCGAACCGGCACCTGTGGCCGCTTACAGCATGCCAAACACCAACGTGACGCTGGAGACCCTGCTCAGCACCAAGGTGGCGGTGGCGCAGTTCTCCCAGAACACGAGGGCTGCAGGCACGGTGGGATCCAGCGGCGGGGTGACGGCCGTGGCCATCCCCATGATCCTGGAGCAGCTGATGGCcttgcagcaacaacagatccaccAGCTGCAGCTCATTGAGCAGATCCGCAGCCAGGTGGCCATGATGAACCGCCAGCCCCTGAGGCCGCCGCTGAACCCCGGAGCTGCTGCGGGGTCTCAGACCGCCCCAGTGCCGGCCTCTGGCCAGCTCCCGGGGCTGGCCACGCCCTCGGCCCTGCAGCTTTCCGCCGGGGCCGCCCCGGTTCCCACGGCTTCAGGCCCCGCTGCTCAGTCAGCGTCCTACGAGGGCCCCCAGCACCTGTCACAGCCGGCATCTGGAGCCAGCACCCCGCACGTCCCCGGTGGGGGTTCCTCGGTCCCCGAGCTTGGCGCTCCGGCATCCTCTGGTGCCGCCCCAGCCTCCACGGCCCCAGCCTCTGTCGCCAGCGCCCTCAGCAGTGCCCCCCAGCCACAGAACGCTTCCACGCCTCCCGCCCTGGGGCCAGGCCCACTCCTCAGCTCGGCGCCCAGCCTGCCAAGCCCACTTCTACCTCAGACCTCTGCCAGCAGCGTCATCTTCCCCAACCCGCTGGTCAGCATCGCGGCCACGGCCAATGCGCTGGACCCCCTGT GCCTCATGAAGCACCGCAAGGGCAAGCCCCCGAACGTGTCGGTGTTTGAGCCTAAGGCCAGTGCCGAGGACCCCTTTTTCAAGCACAAGTGCAGGTTCTGTGCCAAGGTGTTCGGGAGCGACAGCGCCCTCCAGATACACCTGCGCTCACACACAGGTGAGCGGCCCTTCAAGTGCAACATCTGTGGGAACCGCTTCTCTACGAAGGGCAACCTTAAGGTCCACTTCCAGAGGCACAAGGAGAAGTACCCCCACATCCAGATGAACCCCTACCCCGTCCCAGAGTATCTGGACAATGTGCCCACCTGCTCCGGGATCCCCTACGGGATGTCGCTGCCTCCCGAGAAGCCGGTCACCACCTGGCTAGATAGCAAGCCTGTGCTGCCCACCGTGCCCACCTCTGTTGGGCTGCAGCTCCCGCCCACCCTGCCCAGTGTCAGCAGCTACGCTGACTCCCCTGGCCTCACCCCTGCGAGCCGCTCCCCACAGCGGCCCTCTCCCGCGTCCAGCGAGTGCCCCTCTCTATCTCCAGGCCTGAACAGCTCCGAGTCAGGCATCCCAGGAGCCGCTGAGTCTCCACAGCCTGGGCTCGGTGGGACCTCTCTGACCAAAAGTGAGCCGTCAAGCCTGCCTTGCACTAACGCCAGGGCAGGGGACGTCCCCACCTCTGGCCAGGTCTCTGCCGCGGGGACCCCTGCACTCACGGACAGCAGTGTAGCCACAGGCCTCTGCAGCCCGGTCCTCCCAGCTGGCCCTGAGCCCTTCAAGGCCAAGTTTCCCTTTGGAGGGCTGCTGGATTCCATGCAGACTTCGGAGACCTCCAAGCTACAGCAGCTGGTGGAGAACATCGACAAGAAGATGACAGACCCCAACCAGTGTGTCATCTGCCACCGTGTGCTGAGCTGCCAGAGCGCCCTGAAGATGCACTACCGAACGCACACGGGGGAGCGGCCTTTCAAGTGCAAGATCTGCGGGCGCGCCTTCACCACCAAAGGCAACCTGAAGACGCATTTTGGCGTACACCGCGCCAAGCCACCCCTTCGGGTACAGCACTCCTGTCCCATCTGCCAGAAGAAGTTCACTAATGCTGTGGTCCTGCAGCAGCACATCCGCATGCACATGGGTGGGCAAATCCCCAACACGCCGCTGCCCGAAGGCTTTCAGGATGCCATGGACGCAGAACTGCCTTATGACGAGAAAGCCGTGGAAGCCCTGAGCGGCTATGACGACGACATGGATGACAACTCCCTGGAGGAGGATGCAGCCGGCGACCCTTCCAAGCCACTCCTGTCCCTCTCCAgctcctgcccaccctccccgCCCTCCGTCATCTCCAGCATCGCCGCCCTGGAGAACCAGATGAAGATGATCGACTCTGTCATGAGCTGTCCTCAGCTGACCGCCTTGAAGTCCATGGAGAACGGGTCTGGGGAGAGTGACCGTCTGAGCAATGACTCCTCGTCTGCTGTGGGCGACTTGGAGAGCAGGAGTGCGGGCAGTCCAGCCCCGTCTGAGTCCTCGTCCTCCATGCAGGCTCTGTCACCTGTCAACAGCAACAGTGAGAGCCTGCACTCCAAGTCCCCGGGCCTCAGCGCCCAGGAGGAGCCTCAGGAGACTCCATTGAAGACCGAGAGGCCAGAcagcccgccccccgcccccgaaaaCGGAGGGGCACTGGACCTGACGGCCACCCACCCTGGCCGGCCTGCCATCAAGGAGGAGGCCCCCTTTAGCCTGCTGTTCCTGAGCAGAGAACGGGGTAAGTGTGAGAGCACTGTGTGTCGTGTCTGTGCCAAGCCTTTTGCTTGCAGGAGTGCGCTGGAGATCCACCACCGCAGCCACACCAAGGAGCGGCCGTTCGTCTGCGCGGTCTGCAGGCGCGGGTGCTCCACCCTGGGTAATTTAAAGCAGCACTTACTGACCCACAGATTGCGGGAGCTGCCCTCCCAGTTACTTGCCCCCAACTTTGCTCTAGGTCCCAGCCAAAGCACCCCGAGCCTGCTTACCGGCCCCGCGCCCACCCTGGTCAAAATGGAAGTGAACGGGCACAGCAAGGCCATCCCGCTGGCTGAGGGCCCACCGCCTGCTGCGGTCCAGGTGCCCACCGGGCCCCCGACGGtgctgagccctggcctggcacccATGCTGGCCCCCCCACCACGCCGGACGCCCAAGCAGCACAACTGCCAGTCATGTGGGAAGACCTTCTCCTCGGCGAGCGCCCTGCAGATCCACGAGCGCACCCACACAGGGGAGAAGCCCTTCGGCTGCAGCATCTGCGGGAGGGCATTCACCACCAAGGGCAATCTCAAG GTGCACATGGGCACACACATGTGGAACAACGCCCCTGCCAGGCGTGGCCGCCGCCTGTCTGTGGAAAACCCCATGGCTCTGTTGGGTGGCGACGCCCTGAAGTTCTCGGAGATGTTCCAGAAGGATCTGGCTGCACGGGCCATGAATGTGGACCCCAGCTTTTGGAACCAATATGCCGCGGCCATCACCAATGGTCTCGCCATGAAGAACAACGAGATTTCCGTCATCCAGAACGGaggcctcccccagctcccagtaAGTCTCGGCGGAAGCGCCATCCCCCCCATGGGCTCCCTGGCCGCTGGGCTGGACAAAGCGCGGCCCGGGGGCAGCCCTCCGGTCGTGGGCCTGGACAAAGCCAGCGCAGAACCAGGAGCTGGCCGGCCGTTCACCAGGTTCGTGGAGGATAACAAGGAAGTGGGGATCAACTAG